From the Daucus carota subsp. sativus chromosome 8, DH1 v3.0, whole genome shotgun sequence genome, one window contains:
- the LOC108197728 gene encoding F-box/kelch-repeat protein At3g06240 isoform X1: MDENNRSKGASKPWELVMSNFTDDLWTEIFLRLPLESLLRFKSVSKTWLSIISSHRFALSYLAIAPKDDQILIVHHESGDPDDEEDGQFSLYHLDSSRILENLHFPYSQGEYPFKPAYSQLIGSECGIVCVSVCVYRWRAAKNNYDFYLWNPATKQSKLIPLYTIPDDTIYGVASGFGFDNIDLDFKVVKVISGCAEVYSSNRNDWRKIKHELINISGHVEFHVCFHGFLLATGYYIKGMIAFDLNKEVFICDIKLPVGSDDVKSCRGTHIAQYKDTIAFISYDNIRGSEKINLWTLDNEACLSGGGLEASWTKVLGLDVGIRKAWFHSQDSNESSGLHHL, translated from the exons ATGGATGAAAATAACAGGAGTAAGGGAGCATCAAAACCCTGGGAACTGGTTATGAGTAATTTCACTGATGATCTGTGGACTGAGATTTTCCTCCGCCTTCCGTTGGAGTCGTTACTCCGATTCAAATCGGTGTCCAAAACATGGTTGTCCATTATTTCCAGTCATCGTTTCGCCTTATCATATCTCGCAATTGCTCCTAAAGATGATCAAATCCTCATCGTTCACCATGAATCAGGCGACCCCGACGACGAAGAGGACGGCCAATTCTCACTCTATCACCTCGATTCGAGTCGCATTTTAGAGAATTTGCATTTCCCTTACTCGCAAGGTGAGTATCCCTTTAAGCCAGCCTACTCTCAACTTATTGGTTCGGAATGTGGTATTGTTTGTGTTTCGGTTTGTGTCTACAGATGGCGTGCTGccaaaaataattatgatttctATCTTTGGAATCCTGCCACTAAGCAGTCCAAGCTCATTCCCCTTTATACTATACCCGATGATACTATATATGGTGTTGCTTCAGGCTTTGGGTTTGATAACATTGACTTGGATTTTAAAGTTGTTAAAGTTATATCTGGATGTGCCGAGGTCTATTCTTCAAACAGAAATGATTGGCGAAAGATTAAGCACGAGCTTATTAATATCTCCGGACATGTTGAATTTCATGTATGCTTTCACGGATTTCTGTTAGCAACGGGATACTATATCAAAGGTATGATTGCTTTTGATTTAAACAAAGAGGtgtttatttgtgatattaagcTCCCTGTTGGTTCTGATGATGTTAAGAGTTGTCGTGGAACGCACATCGCTCAATACAAGGATACTATTGCCTTCATTTCTTATGATAATATTAGGGGCAGCGAGAAGATTAACTTGTGGACATTAGACAATGAGGCATGTCTTTCTGGCGGTGGACTTGAGGCATCATGGACTAAAGTGCTCGGTCTTGATGTAG GTATACGAAAAGCTTGGTTTCACTCACAGGATTCAAACGAATCAAGTGGGCTGCATCATCTTTGA
- the LOC108197728 gene encoding F-box/kelch-repeat protein At2g43445 isoform X2 has translation MDENNRSKGASKPWELVMSNFTDDLWTEIFLRLPLESLLRFKSVSKTWLSIISSHRFALSYLAIAPKDDQILIVHHESGDPDDEEDGQFSLYHLDSSRILENLHFPYSQGFGFDNIDLDFKVVKVISGCAEVYSSNRNDWRKIKHELINISGHVEFHVCFHGFLLATGYYIKGMIAFDLNKEVFICDIKLPVGSDDVKSCRGTHIAQYKDTIAFISYDNIRGSEKINLWTLDNEACLSGGGLEASWTKVLGLDVGVSFDNVEGLFNNIQFLLFGDERLLYNSNKKLTTKVPSYPNYAPSTFLRYTKSLVSLTGFKRIKWAASSLRSHESSEWELEMDE, from the exons ATGGATGAAAATAACAGGAGTAAGGGAGCATCAAAACCCTGGGAACTGGTTATGAGTAATTTCACTGATGATCTGTGGACTGAGATTTTCCTCCGCCTTCCGTTGGAGTCGTTACTCCGATTCAAATCGGTGTCCAAAACATGGTTGTCCATTATTTCCAGTCATCGTTTCGCCTTATCATATCTCGCAATTGCTCCTAAAGATGATCAAATCCTCATCGTTCACCATGAATCAGGCGACCCCGACGACGAAGAGGACGGCCAATTCTCACTCTATCACCTCGATTCGAGTCGCATTTTAGAGAATTTGCATTTCCCTTACTCGCAAG GCTTTGGGTTTGATAACATTGACTTGGATTTTAAAGTTGTTAAAGTTATATCTGGATGTGCCGAGGTCTATTCTTCAAACAGAAATGATTGGCGAAAGATTAAGCACGAGCTTATTAATATCTCCGGACATGTTGAATTTCATGTATGCTTTCACGGATTTCTGTTAGCAACGGGATACTATATCAAAGGTATGATTGCTTTTGATTTAAACAAAGAGGtgtttatttgtgatattaagcTCCCTGTTGGTTCTGATGATGTTAAGAGTTGTCGTGGAACGCACATCGCTCAATACAAGGATACTATTGCCTTCATTTCTTATGATAATATTAGGGGCAGCGAGAAGATTAACTTGTGGACATTAGACAATGAGGCATGTCTTTCTGGCGGTGGACTTGAGGCATCATGGACTAAAGTGCTCGGTCTTGATGTAGGTGTGTCGTTTGACAATGTTGAGGGTCTTTTTAACAATATTCAATTCTTACTGTTTGGTGATGAGCGGTTATTGTATAACTCGAACAAGAAATTAACCACAAAAGTCCCTAGTTATCCTAACTATGCACCTTCCACATTTTTAAGGTATACGAAAAGCTTGGTTTCACTCACAGGATTCAAACGAATCAAGTGGGCTGCATCATCTTTGAGGTCGCATGAATCTTCAGAATGGGAATTGGAAATGGATGAATGA